A window of Helicobacter macacae MIT 99-5501 genomic DNA:
GCAGACAAAAAGCATTATCTGGCAGCAAATCATAAAATCCAAAATCACCAATCAATGCTCCGCCCTAAAGCTAGCCAAACCAAATGAGACAAAAGCGATAGATTCTCTCCAAAGCCTAGCCAAATCTGTCCAGCTAGGAGACTCTACCTACAATGAAGCAAAAGCTGCGGCAATCTACTTCAAAGCACTTTTTGGGAATAGCTTCATACGAATGCGTGATATAAATAGTCAAATAAACGCGATAAATGGACTAGAAACACAAGCCCAAGAAGCCCAAATGGCAAATAGCGATAGTGCAGTAGACGCGGCAGACACAAAAGATAGCGCGCCAAATGCTATCATAAACTCCGCGCTGAACTATGGCTATGCCATAGTGAGGGCGGCTATCGTGCGCACTCTCTCTAGTAGCGGGCTAAACCCCGCACTTGGGCTATCCCACGCAAACGCGTTTAATCCATTTAACCTAGCTGATGACATCATCGAGCCATTTCGTGCGTTTGTAGACTCTCTAGTGGCGGAAATGCTCTCATTGGGTGAGTTTGGGCAATCTAGCGAGCTATCTCTACAAAACCGCACAAAGCTAGCTCAAATCCTAAGCACACAAGTGTGTATGCTCTGCTTTGCCCCTGCTACACAAGCGCACGCCACACATACCCAAAGTCTCTCAAACGCCACAAACAAAGGCAAGCTCTACCCGCTTATGCGTGCTGTAATCGTCTGCATACAAAGCCTAGTAAAGCTCATAGAATCAAATGGCGACATAAGCGGGCTAGGGTTTGATTTGCCTGTATTTATGGAGGATATTTCAAATGGAAGAGAAATTTATGAGGGTGCTAGTGATGTTTGATATGCCAACTTCTACCAAAGAGGACAGAAAGGCAAGTGCGAAATTTCGCAAAGACTTAATCAAAGAGGGGTTTATGATGCTGCAGTTTAGCGTGTATATGCGCATCTGCAAAGGCGTAGCAAGCGCAAACAATCATATTGATAGGCTATATCTCTACCTCCCGCGCAAAGGGCATATCCGCGCTTTGATACTTACAGAGAAGCAGTTTGATAATATGCGACTTCTGCTAGGGCAAAAAAGTGAATGCGAGAGAGCAAACGCCCCAAGACAGCTGACTTTGTTTTAGCGGATTTTGCTTTTTTTGTGGATTTTGTGCGTTTGTTTTGCGCTTTGGGTGGTGGGCTAGGGGGGTGGCTTAGGCTTAGTTTGGACTTAAAGTTTGTGTGATTTTGCGCTAAAAATGTGTGGATTTATTGCATTATTTAAGAAAATTTGGCATATTTATCGTTTCTAAATTTTATTCATAGAAAGGACACACAATGGAAAAGATTGGAATCTTTTATGGAAGCGATGGCGGAAACGCTAAAGGCGTAGCAGAGAAAGTATCTAGCGCACTAGGAAATGCTGAGCTAATCGATGTGGCAAACGCAAGCAAAGACCAACTTGCAGGGTTCAAAAACCTTGTGCTTGTAACTCCTACTTATGGTAGTGGCGACTTGCAAAGCGATTGGGACGATTTTTTGGGCTCGCTTAGCGATGGCGATTTCTCGGGCAAAACTATCGGGCTTGTAGGACTTGGCGACCAAGACACTTATAGCGACACTTTTGCCGATGGTATCTCTCATATCTACGCAAAAGCAAAAGCAGGCAAAATCGTAGGACAAACTTCCACAGACGGCTATGAGTTTAGCGACTCTCAAGCGGTGGTAGATGGCAAGTTTGTAGGGCTTATCATAGATGAAGACAATCAAGATGACAAGACAGATAGCAGAATCTCATCTTGGGTAGATTCTATCAAAGGTAGCTTTGCGTAAGACTCTTTGCCTTAAAATATTTCAAGTGCCTCCAAATCATTTACGCTTTTAGCTTAGGGCGGAGCGAGGGTTTGGAGGCTTTTTATTTTTAAACTTGCTTTAGCTTGGCTTTTCACTTCTATTTTTTTACTACTTTTTTTGTTTTTCGCTCATTTTAAGATTTTGCTTTTTTGTGGATTTTGTGCTACACTTTGGGAATATATTTTGCTTAAAATCCTTAATTTATTTCCCAAAAAGGATTTTCCTATGAGCCCTATTAGTAGTATTTCTAGCACAAGCAGGACAGATACTTCCGCGCTAGCCGAGCTTTTTGCAAGTCGCTATGCCCCACAGAGTGCTACCCTGCCACAAACCCCAGCGCAAAATATTACCCAAGACATAAGCCAAGCCCAAAACCACCTAGACACAAGTGGTGCGACTACTCCTGCTAGAGATTCTGCCAAAACAAACACGCAGCAACACCCTCAAACCACCCAAGATAGCAAAACTGATAGCAAAATCCCTTACAACAGCGCGGAAAAAGACACATTGCCAACTTTGCAAGACTTTATCCACGACCCTGCAAATGAGCAAAACTCCGCGCTAAATCTAGTAAGCCAAATCAACCAAATATCCAACATAAACCAAGTAAGCGATACCCAAAATACCGCTCAAACACAGCAAGGTGTGCAATCTATAAGTCGACTTGAAGATACATTTACCCCATCAGATGAGCTTAGCGCGGCTATGAGGGCAAAATCGTATTTCAAAAACGCACTTATTGATGCTGATAGCTTCAAGGCTATGGCTCGCCAGCTTCACAATGACGGCGTAATCAACCGCGATGAAATGATGATGGTGGATTTTTTGAGTGAAAAATCGCCAAATATATCGCTTAAGGATTTTGACTCTATGATAAAAAACGACAATCTTAGTCGTGAGATGCGCGGGCTTATCGCACAGCTTGTGCAAAAAATCCATTTGATGAATTACCTAAGTGGTGGCGCACTTGCCTAATGGGGCTAAAATAGCTCATAAACGCGTTTGCTAAGTAAAATCTACTTAGACAAAATCTAGCAGACGCCACCCACAATCTAGCACAAAGATTGCCAAAACCTTGCCAAGCACCACAAATCACAATGATACCAAAGACACTATCAAAGCAATGGGTGGATTTCCTAGATGATGAGTTTTCGCAACAATATTTTGGCGATATAGTAGCCCACTACAAAAACGCACTAAAATCCAACCAAACCATTTTCCCACCAAATCATCTTATTTTTAATGCTTTCAATCTAACTCCCCCACAAAATGTCAAAATCGTAATTTTAGGGCAAGACCCATATCACGGGAGTGTGTTTATCACTGATAGTGAGGGAGTGAAGCGCGAAGTGCCACAGGCTATGGGACTAAGCTTTAGTGTGCCACTAGGTGTGCCTATTCCACCTAGCTTAAAAAACATTTACAAAGAGCTGCAAATCTCACTTGGATTTCTCCCACCAAGACACGGGGATTTGAGTGCTTGGGCTCAAAGAGGTGTGCTACTTCTAAATGCGATTTTTTCTGTGCAAAAAGGCATAGCAGGCTCACATAAACACTTCGGGTGGGAGGCGTTTAGCGATAGTGTGATAAAAAAACTATCTAGCAAAAAAGAGGGGCTTATCTTTATGCTATGGGGTAACTACGCAAAGCGCAAAGCAACCCTCATAGATTCTAGCAAGCACATTATCTTGCAAGCTGCCCATCCTAGCCCTCTAGCGCAAGGCTTTGTCGGCAGTGGCGTGTTTGCAAAGGCAAATACCGCGCTTATAGAAATGGGCAAGGAAGCATTTGATTGGAGCTTGCCACCCTTAGGCTAACACTGCTAATATACTTAGAATCAAATCAAAATTCCAACAAAAATCACGCATAGATGAACTTGCTAAAAAACCTTATAAAAAATTTACCAGCAAAAATCCACGATTCGCACAGACGCGAATCTATGATTTTATGCTACTTTTTGCGCCATATAATAATATTGGATTTGGCATTGAATGCTGAGCTAACGCTTTATCAATATGCTTTTAACAAACAAATCTATCTAACCACGCCACACACGCT
This region includes:
- the cas1 gene encoding type II CRISPR-associated endonuclease Cas1, yielding MFDSHFRTLFISNPAHLRLESKRLIIERKESTSHHKALAHKEAKDSDNLSDIYSPYKSDKKDSIAIPLADIAYIILESPRITLSSALLDALSTHKVALISCDSSHLPSGIFTPFLGHYRSLSVLESQIALKKQTKSIIWQQIIKSKITNQCSALKLAKPNETKAIDSLQSLAKSVQLGDSTYNEAKAAAIYFKALFGNSFIRMRDINSQINAINGLETQAQEAQMANSDSAVDAADTKDSAPNAIINSALNYGYAIVRAAIVRTLSSSGLNPALGLSHANAFNPFNLADDIIEPFRAFVDSLVAEMLSLGEFGQSSELSLQNRTKLAQILSTQVCMLCFAPATQAHATHTQSLSNATNKGKLYPLMRAVIVCIQSLVKLIESNGDISGLGFDLPVFMEDISNGREIYEGASDV
- the cas2 gene encoding CRISPR-associated endonuclease Cas2; the protein is MEEKFMRVLVMFDMPTSTKEDRKASAKFRKDLIKEGFMMLQFSVYMRICKGVASANNHIDRLYLYLPRKGHIRALILTEKQFDNMRLLLGQKSECERANAPRQLTLF
- a CDS encoding flavodoxin, which produces MEKIGIFYGSDGGNAKGVAEKVSSALGNAELIDVANASKDQLAGFKNLVLVTPTYGSGDLQSDWDDFLGSLSDGDFSGKTIGLVGLGDQDTYSDTFADGISHIYAKAKAGKIVGQTSTDGYEFSDSQAVVDGKFVGLIIDEDNQDDKTDSRISSWVDSIKGSFA
- the ung gene encoding uracil-DNA glycosylase — its product is MIPKTLSKQWVDFLDDEFSQQYFGDIVAHYKNALKSNQTIFPPNHLIFNAFNLTPPQNVKIVILGQDPYHGSVFITDSEGVKREVPQAMGLSFSVPLGVPIPPSLKNIYKELQISLGFLPPRHGDLSAWAQRGVLLLNAIFSVQKGIAGSHKHFGWEAFSDSVIKKLSSKKEGLIFMLWGNYAKRKATLIDSSKHIILQAAHPSPLAQGFVGSGVFAKANTALIEMGKEAFDWSLPPLG
- the rmuC gene encoding DNA recombination protein RmuC — translated: MNLLKNLIKNLPAKIHDSHRRESMILCYFLRHIIILDLALNAELTLYQYAFNKQIYLTTPHTLFMALKTINISWTYVESDEKVKEAFGEMEKIYDKFELLCKDFKIFVTISQFLYDIERDSK